The Acinetobacter pittii genome contains a region encoding:
- the ilvC gene encoding ketol-acid reductoisomerase — protein sequence MQIFYDKDCDLSIIQGKKVAIIGYGSQGHAHALNLKDSGVDVTVGLRADSASWKKAENAGLKVAEVPAAVKQADLVMILTPDEFQSQLYRDVIEPNIKEGATLAFAHGFSILYNQVVPRKDLDVIMVAPKAPGHTVRSEYQRGSGVPDLIAIHQDASGNARNVALSYASGVGGGRTGIIETSFREETETDLFGEQAVLCGGAVELVKMGFETLVEAGYAPEMAYFECLHELKLIVDLMFEGGIADMNYSVSNNAEYGEYVTGTEVINEQSREAMRNALKRIQSGEYAKMFIQEGALNYPSMTARRRQNAAHGIEVTGNKLRAMMPWIQANKIVDKEKN from the coding sequence ATGCAAATTTTTTACGATAAAGACTGTGACTTATCAATCATCCAAGGCAAGAAAGTAGCGATTATTGGTTACGGTTCTCAAGGTCATGCTCATGCACTTAACCTTAAAGACTCAGGCGTAGACGTAACTGTAGGTTTACGTGCAGATTCAGCTTCTTGGAAGAAAGCTGAAAATGCAGGTCTTAAAGTTGCAGAAGTTCCTGCTGCAGTTAAGCAAGCTGACCTCGTAATGATTTTGACTCCAGATGAATTCCAATCACAACTTTACCGTGACGTGATTGAGCCAAACATCAAAGAAGGTGCAACTTTAGCATTTGCTCATGGTTTCTCAATTCTTTATAACCAAGTTGTTCCACGTAAAGATTTAGATGTAATCATGGTTGCTCCTAAAGCACCTGGTCACACAGTTCGTTCTGAATACCAACGTGGTTCAGGTGTTCCTGATCTAATCGCAATTCATCAAGATGCTTCTGGTAATGCACGTAACGTTGCTCTTTCTTATGCTTCTGGCGTAGGTGGCGGCCGTACAGGTATTATCGAAACTTCATTCCGTGAAGAAACTGAAACTGACTTATTCGGTGAGCAAGCAGTTCTTTGTGGTGGTGCAGTTGAACTCGTGAAAATGGGCTTCGAAACTTTAGTTGAAGCTGGTTATGCACCTGAAATGGCTTACTTCGAATGTTTACACGAGCTTAAATTGATCGTTGACTTAATGTTCGAAGGCGGTATCGCTGACATGAACTACTCAGTATCTAACAATGCTGAGTACGGTGAATATGTAACGGGTACTGAAGTAATTAACGAGCAGTCTCGTGAAGCGATGCGTAATGCATTAAAACGTATTCAATCTGGTGAATACGCGAAGATGTTCATTCAAGAGGGTGCATTAAACTACCCATCTATGACTGCTCGTCGTCGTCAAAATGCTGCACATGGTATTGAAGTAACTGGTAATAAGTTACGTGCAATGATGCCTTGGATTCAAGCGAACAAAATCGTAGACAAAGAAAAGAACTAA
- the holA gene encoding DNA polymerase III subunit delta, with translation MKIDYLQALKRIPEARGAWILHGQEPLLEQNLLDAFRKSWQQQEVERQRYDISSVSDWKNVFNALNSLSLFSQQLAIEVHGNIKPDANGLKQLKSYIQHNETNLLLIVLPKQDSSSLKSAFFQVVEANGVVVALTANYPQDRQRILSAEAEKLEIQLDNDAWHWLMQHHEHNLLAAKNSLMRVRDTFPDQQLIQIEQLYACLQDQSRYTTYDLSDALLEGNLAQSIKIFQYLIAAGEPESLILWTLSKEMRLLMQLFEQPHNALQLGIWKTKVSLYQQALRRLNPQQFLGWSTLLLQVDAAIKGMSNENAQHLMQQAIAELCGKTLFIQ, from the coding sequence ATGAAAATTGACTATTTACAAGCCTTAAAACGCATTCCGGAAGCACGGGGTGCGTGGATTTTACACGGCCAAGAACCTTTGCTGGAACAAAATTTATTAGATGCTTTTCGTAAAAGTTGGCAACAACAAGAAGTTGAAAGACAACGCTACGATATTAGTAGCGTGAGCGACTGGAAAAATGTTTTTAATGCACTTAACAGCTTATCTTTATTTTCTCAGCAGCTCGCCATTGAAGTACATGGCAATATAAAACCTGATGCAAATGGATTAAAACAACTTAAAAGTTATATTCAGCATAATGAAACTAACCTACTTTTAATTGTTTTACCTAAGCAAGATAGTAGTAGTTTAAAGTCTGCTTTTTTCCAAGTTGTGGAAGCAAATGGTGTTGTCGTTGCCCTAACAGCGAACTATCCGCAAGACCGTCAAAGAATTTTATCTGCTGAAGCAGAAAAACTTGAAATTCAACTCGACAATGACGCTTGGCACTGGCTCATGCAACATCATGAGCACAATTTGCTTGCAGCTAAAAATAGCTTGATGCGTGTAAGAGACACTTTTCCAGACCAACAACTGATTCAAATTGAACAGTTATATGCTTGTTTACAAGATCAATCTCGTTACACCACTTACGATTTAAGCGACGCGCTATTAGAAGGTAATCTCGCTCAATCCATTAAAATTTTTCAATATTTAATTGCTGCTGGCGAACCAGAAAGTCTGATTTTATGGACTTTAAGTAAAGAAATGCGTTTATTGATGCAATTATTTGAGCAGCCTCATAATGCATTACAACTTGGCATCTGGAAAACTAAAGTCAGTTTATATCAACAAGCATTAAGAAGATTAAATCCTCAACAATTTTTAGGATGGTCTACCCTTCTATTGCAAGTTGATGCAGCAATTAAAGGTATGTCGAACGAAAATGCCCAACATTTGATGCAGCAGGCGATTGCTGAATTATGTGGGAAAACGCTATTTATACAATAA
- the leuS gene encoding leucine--tRNA ligase: MTISHIDPEYQANTIEPSVQQDWENRKVFKVADTVEGKHRYILSMFPYPSGKLHMGHVRNYTIGDVISRFYRLKGETVLQPMGWDAFGLPAENAAIAHKVAPAKWTFENIAYMRDQLKKLGLSVDWDREFATCTPEYYHWEQWLFVQLYKKGLIYRKLSTVNWDPVDQTVLANEQVENGRGWRSGALVEKRDIPMYYFRITDYAQELLDDLDTLQDGWPQQVLTMQRNWIGRSTGMEITFPSANTDIYADGLTVYTTRADTLMGVTYVAVAAEHPLALKAAENNPELAAFIEECRMGSVAEADLATAEKKGMATGLFVKHPVTGEELPVWIANYVLMSYGSGAVMAVPAHDERDFEFANKFNLPIKQVIDAKGTDDADYSATEWQEWYGSKEGKLVNSGEFDGLEFQAAFDAFLAKLEPQGLANSKVQFRLRDWGVSRQRYWGCPIPMINCDTCGQVTVPENQLPVVLPTDVVPDGSGNPLNKMPEFYETKCPCCGGDARRETDTLDTFVESSWYYARYASPDFTGGMVKPEAAQNWLPVNQYIGGVEHAILHLLYARFFHKLMRDEGVVQGNEPFTNLLTQGMVLADTFYREAENGKKTWFNPADIELERDEKGRIISAKYSGDGQEVIIGGQEKMSKSKNNGIDPQAIIDQYGADTARVFMMFAAPPDQSLEWSDAGVEGANRFLKRVWRLVASFLEKGNQASTIDAANLSKDAQDLRRKTHETIQKVSDDIERRHAFNTAIAALMELLNASNKFEAKDDNDVAVEREAITTLLTLLAPFAPHLSQTLLAQFGTDVTEATFPEVDASALTRNTQTIVVQVNGKLRGKLEVSVDISKEDLLAQAKALPEVQQFLTGPTKKEIVVPNKLVNLVV, encoded by the coding sequence ATGACTATTTCTCACATTGACCCCGAATATCAAGCAAACACGATTGAACCATCAGTTCAACAAGATTGGGAAAATCGTAAAGTCTTTAAAGTTGCCGACACTGTCGAAGGTAAACATCGTTACATCCTGTCAATGTTTCCTTACCCAAGCGGCAAGCTGCATATGGGGCATGTGCGTAACTATACAATTGGCGATGTGATTAGCCGTTTTTACCGTTTAAAAGGTGAAACTGTATTACAACCTATGGGTTGGGATGCATTCGGTTTACCTGCGGAAAACGCAGCAATTGCCCATAAAGTTGCTCCGGCAAAATGGACATTTGAAAACATTGCGTACATGCGTGACCAATTAAAAAAATTAGGTCTATCTGTAGATTGGGATCGTGAATTTGCAACTTGTACACCAGAGTATTATCACTGGGAACAATGGTTATTTGTTCAGCTTTATAAAAAAGGTCTGATCTACCGTAAACTTTCAACAGTAAACTGGGATCCGGTTGACCAAACAGTTTTGGCAAACGAACAAGTTGAAAATGGTCGCGGATGGCGTTCTGGTGCATTGGTTGAAAAACGCGATATTCCAATGTACTACTTCCGTATTACGGACTATGCACAAGAATTATTAGACGACCTAGACACCCTACAAGACGGCTGGCCTCAACAAGTGTTGACCATGCAACGTAACTGGATTGGTCGTTCTACAGGCATGGAAATTACTTTCCCATCTGCCAATACCGATATTTATGCTGATGGCTTAACTGTTTATACAACACGTGCTGACACGCTTATGGGCGTGACATATGTTGCCGTTGCAGCAGAACACCCTCTTGCGCTTAAAGCTGCTGAAAATAACCCTGAATTGGCTGCATTTATTGAAGAATGCCGCATGGGTTCAGTTGCAGAAGCGGACTTGGCAACAGCCGAGAAAAAAGGTATGGCAACAGGTTTGTTTGTAAAGCACCCTGTAACTGGTGAAGAGCTTCCTGTCTGGATCGCAAACTACGTATTAATGTCTTATGGTTCTGGCGCAGTCATGGCTGTACCGGCACATGATGAACGTGATTTTGAATTTGCCAACAAATTCAATTTGCCAATTAAACAAGTGATTGATGCCAAAGGTACTGACGATGCGGACTATTCTGCAACTGAATGGCAAGAATGGTACGGTTCTAAAGAAGGTAAACTTGTTAATTCTGGTGAGTTTGACGGTTTAGAGTTCCAAGCTGCTTTCGATGCATTCCTTGCAAAATTAGAACCACAAGGTTTAGCAAATTCTAAAGTTCAATTCCGTTTACGTGACTGGGGTGTTTCTCGTCAACGTTACTGGGGTTGTCCAATTCCAATGATTAACTGTGATACTTGTGGTCAAGTCACAGTTCCAGAAAACCAGCTTCCGGTTGTATTACCAACTGACGTTGTTCCAGATGGTTCAGGTAACCCATTAAATAAAATGCCTGAATTCTATGAAACTAAATGTCCTTGTTGTGGTGGCGATGCACGCCGTGAAACAGATACTTTAGATACATTTGTAGAGTCATCTTGGTACTACGCACGCTATGCTTCTCCAGACTTTACTGGTGGTATGGTTAAACCTGAAGCAGCTCAAAACTGGCTTCCTGTAAACCAATACATTGGTGGTGTTGAGCACGCGATTCTTCACTTACTTTATGCACGTTTCTTCCACAAATTAATGCGTGATGAAGGCGTGGTACAAGGTAATGAACCATTTACCAACTTGTTAACTCAAGGCATGGTGCTTGCAGATACATTCTACCGTGAAGCAGAAAATGGTAAGAAAACTTGGTTTAACCCTGCTGACATCGAATTAGAGCGTGACGAAAAAGGTCGCATCATTTCTGCGAAATATTCAGGTGACGGTCAAGAAGTGATTATCGGCGGACAAGAAAAAATGTCTAAGTCGAAAAATAACGGTATTGACCCACAAGCGATTATTGATCAATACGGCGCAGATACAGCACGTGTATTCATGATGTTTGCTGCTCCACCAGATCAATCTTTAGAATGGTCTGATGCAGGTGTTGAAGGTGCAAATCGTTTCTTGAAACGTGTATGGCGTCTTGTAGCAAGCTTCCTTGAAAAAGGTAACCAAGCCTCTACGATTGATGCAGCTAACTTGTCTAAAGATGCTCAAGATTTACGTCGTAAGACTCACGAAACTATTCAAAAAGTAAGTGATGACATTGAACGTCGCCATGCATTCAATACTGCAATTGCTGCTTTGATGGAATTGTTAAATGCAAGCAATAAGTTTGAAGCAAAAGACGACAACGACGTTGCTGTAGAACGTGAAGCGATTACCACACTATTAACTTTACTTGCGCCATTTGCACCACATTTAAGTCAAACATTATTGGCTCAGTTTGGTACAGATGTGACAGAGGCAACATTCCCTGAAGTCGATGCTTCTGCATTAACTCGTAATACCCAAACGATTGTTGTACAGGTTAACGGTAAACTTCGCGGTAAACTTGAAGTTTCTGTTGATATTTCTAAAGAAGATCTATTAGCTCAAGCTAAAGCTTTACCAGAAGTTCAACAATTCTTAACAGGACCAACAAAGAAAGAAATTGTGGTTCCAAATAAATTAGTTAACCTCGTGGTTTAA
- the ilvN gene encoding acetolactate synthase small subunit — protein MRHIISVLVENEAGALSRLVGLFSQRNYNIETLNVAPTEDPTLSRLTLTTYGDDHKIEQITKQLNKLVEVVKVVDLSEGSHIERELMLIKVKALGASRAEIKRTADIFRAQIVDVTPTTYTIQIAGTTEKLDGFIDALAENTILEVVRSGVSGIARGEKVLAI, from the coding sequence ATGAGACATATTATTTCTGTACTCGTTGAAAACGAAGCTGGTGCGCTTTCTCGTTTGGTGGGTTTATTCAGTCAACGTAACTACAACATTGAGACGTTGAATGTAGCTCCAACCGAAGACCCTACGTTATCGCGTTTGACGTTAACTACTTATGGCGATGACCATAAGATTGAACAGATTACAAAGCAGCTCAACAAACTTGTTGAAGTTGTAAAAGTAGTAGATTTATCAGAAGGTTCGCACATTGAGCGTGAACTGATGTTGATTAAAGTAAAAGCGTTAGGTGCTTCACGTGCAGAAATTAAGCGTACAGCGGATATTTTTCGTGCGCAAATTGTAGACGTGACACCAACTACCTATACCATTCAAATAGCAGGGACAACTGAAAAATTAGATGGTTTTATCGATGCACTTGCGGAAAACACTATTCTAGAAGTCGTCCGTTCAGGTGTATCTGGTATCGCCCGTGGCGAAAAAGTATTAGCCATTTAA
- a CDS encoding GGDEF domain-containing phosphodiesterase, whose protein sequence is MGHVDYDSTLIVGSFIAAGLICYIVISMEQLIFKQVYKKFESLILFINGLLLALAISIVHIVGIQAYHLFDTANSNIPLIVISYAISALLSCIAMWLTSRFTLPLFRLILSSIIMGIGISASYYISMLGWNINVYKKDYTSFLLLFSVLIAMSGSGLAFLLAYKLKDTERYRLTLKIAFSVMMTLSIMGMHYTALIATNITDKFISQYQAEHDLLLFTIILVTCLVLVASFIVAMLEQRLTQQNLELRKANKELANLSIQDNLTKLPNRLYLVDYAEILLSDHRYKDQKIAFLYIDLDRFKSVNDAFGHHVGDQLLIQMANRLHWQLNEKCKLLRIGGDEFLLIAENTNAEEAVVLAEKVLQLIQESYQISGKEINISASLGVALFPEHGQNVQDLLMNADAAMLMSKEQGRNTYTIFSYSTHQQETRSQSKLINDLYKAVEEKQFILYYQPKFNTNLEVCGVEALIRWNHPALGILTPHMFIEGAEKTGLIIPMGYWALEQACSQIQEWERSNTPFYPVAVNLSALQFENKKLFSTLEALLKKYQIQPHHLIVEITESTAMRHIDLSIRACERLRDMGIRVAIDDFGTGHSSFLYLKDLPVDELKIDRGFIVDLKPGSKEEVILESIIHLAKKLGLTVTAEGVETQQQVEILTRLGCQQFQGYLLGMPVQVDQLIETQGAHFA, encoded by the coding sequence ATGGGTCATGTTGATTACGATAGCACATTGATCGTCGGCTCTTTTATTGCAGCTGGCCTCATATGCTATATTGTAATTTCCATGGAGCAGCTAATATTCAAACAGGTCTATAAGAAGTTTGAATCCTTAATTTTATTTATTAATGGATTGCTACTCGCTTTAGCAATTAGCATTGTCCATATTGTTGGCATACAAGCTTATCATCTATTTGATACAGCCAACTCGAATATTCCTTTAATCGTCATTTCTTATGCCATTAGTGCATTGTTGTCTTGCATTGCGATGTGGTTGACTTCGCGTTTTACACTTCCTTTATTTAGACTCATTTTGAGTTCGATTATTATGGGAATTGGAATTTCAGCTTCATATTACATTAGCATGTTGGGCTGGAATATTAATGTTTATAAAAAAGATTACACTTCGTTCTTACTCTTATTTTCTGTATTAATTGCGATGAGTGGTTCAGGGTTAGCGTTTTTACTCGCCTATAAATTAAAAGATACAGAACGATATCGCTTAACTTTAAAAATCGCATTTTCGGTAATGATGACCTTAAGTATTATGGGGATGCACTATACCGCTCTTATTGCGACAAATATTACTGATAAATTTATTAGCCAATATCAGGCTGAACATGACTTATTACTATTTACAATTATTCTAGTCACCTGTTTGGTACTCGTAGCAAGCTTTATTGTTGCGATGTTAGAGCAACGCCTTACGCAACAAAATTTAGAATTACGCAAGGCTAATAAAGAATTAGCTAACTTATCTATACAAGACAATTTAACTAAACTACCAAATCGCCTTTATTTGGTTGATTATGCTGAAATATTACTTTCAGATCATCGATATAAAGACCAGAAAATTGCTTTTTTATATATTGATTTAGACCGTTTTAAATCGGTGAATGATGCTTTTGGGCATCATGTGGGTGACCAATTACTCATTCAAATGGCGAACCGTTTACACTGGCAACTTAATGAGAAATGTAAACTGCTTAGAATTGGTGGCGATGAGTTTTTACTTATTGCAGAAAATACCAATGCAGAAGAAGCGGTTGTGTTGGCCGAGAAAGTTTTACAGCTGATTCAGGAAAGTTATCAAATTTCGGGTAAAGAAATTAATATTTCTGCGAGTTTAGGAGTAGCACTCTTTCCTGAGCATGGACAAAATGTTCAGGATTTACTCATGAACGCTGATGCCGCGATGCTCATGTCTAAAGAGCAGGGCCGGAATACTTATACCATTTTCAGTTATTCAACCCATCAACAAGAAACAAGAAGTCAGTCAAAACTGATCAATGACCTTTATAAAGCTGTAGAAGAAAAGCAGTTCATCTTATATTACCAACCAAAATTTAATACCAATCTTGAAGTGTGCGGTGTCGAAGCATTAATTCGTTGGAATCATCCAGCTTTAGGAATACTCACTCCCCATATGTTCATAGAGGGTGCAGAAAAAACAGGTTTGATCATTCCAATGGGATATTGGGCACTTGAGCAAGCCTGCTCGCAAATTCAGGAGTGGGAGCGTAGTAATACCCCATTTTATCCAGTCGCAGTGAATTTATCGGCCTTACAGTTTGAAAATAAAAAATTATTTAGTACGCTCGAAGCATTGTTAAAAAAATATCAAATTCAACCCCATCACTTAATTGTTGAGATTACTGAGTCAACAGCAATGCGGCATATTGATTTAAGTATTCGAGCTTGTGAGCGCCTACGTGATATGGGCATTCGAGTTGCAATTGACGATTTTGGAACAGGGCATTCGAGTTTCTTGTATTTAAAAGATTTACCAGTAGATGAGTTGAAAATTGATCGCGGCTTTATTGTCGATTTAAAGCCTGGTTCTAAAGAAGAAGTGATTCTGGAAAGTATTATACATTTAGCTAAAAAGTTGGGTTTAACCGTAACAGCGGAAGGAGTAGAAACTCAGCAGCAGGTTGAGATTCTGACTCGATTAGGCTGTCAGCAATTTCAGGGTTATTTATTAGGTATGCCTGTACAGGTTGATCAGCTCATTGAGACTCAAGGCGCCCATTTCGCTTAG
- the lptE gene encoding LPS assembly lipoprotein LptE, with amino-acid sequence MHFAKRLAAVVLTLGLSAGLVGCGFHLKGSNPTATPLVYKKLSLELPAKTDDLETQLKVYLAANGVQLSNDNDAYVLRVLEYSPRRQLLNGKLTEVLLRLTVTFQIEDRQGNKITEPRSLTASRSYQYDLATVNTENQQESYLQRIVIDDIAQQITRQISANRLPKAQP; translated from the coding sequence ATGCACTTTGCCAAACGTTTAGCCGCTGTTGTTTTGACCTTAGGCCTTAGTGCAGGCTTAGTCGGGTGTGGCTTTCATTTAAAAGGAAGCAACCCGACTGCAACTCCGCTTGTTTATAAAAAATTAAGCCTTGAGTTACCAGCAAAAACTGATGACTTGGAAACGCAGTTAAAAGTATATTTAGCTGCAAATGGTGTTCAACTCAGCAATGATAACGATGCCTACGTACTCCGTGTTTTAGAGTACAGTCCACGTCGTCAGCTTTTAAACGGAAAATTAACGGAAGTATTATTACGTTTAACTGTAACCTTCCAGATTGAAGACCGTCAGGGTAATAAAATTACAGAACCACGTTCGTTAACTGCATCTCGTAGTTATCAATATGATCTTGCAACGGTTAATACCGAAAATCAGCAAGAATCTTATTTACAACGTATTGTGATTGATGACATTGCACAGCAAATTACTCGTCAGATTTCAGCAAACCGTTTACCAAAAGCTCAGCCTTAA
- the ilvI gene encoding acetolactate synthase 3 large subunit has product MELLSGGEMLVRALADEGVEHVFGYPGGAVLHIYDALFQQDKINHYLVRHEQAAGHMADAYSRATGKTGVVLVTSGPGATNTVTPIATAYMDSIPMVILSGQVASHLIGEDAFQETDMVGISRPIVKHSFQVRHASEIPAIIKKAFYIASSGRPGPVVVDIPKDATNPAEKFAYEYPEKVKMRSYQPPSRGHSGQIRKAIDELLSAKRPVIYTGGGVVQGNASALLTELAHLLGYPVTNTLMGLGGFPGDDPQFIGMLGMHGTYEANMTMHNADVILAVGARFDDRVTNNPAKFCLNAKVIHIDIDPASISKTIMAHIPIVGAVEPVLQEMLTQLKQLNVSKPNPEAIAAWWDQINEWRKVHGLKFETPTDGTMKPQQVVEALYKATNGDAIITSDVGQHQMFGALYYKYKRPRQWINSGGLGTMGVGLPYAMAAKLAFPDQQVVCITGEASIQMCIQELSTCKQYGMNVKILCLNNRALGMVKQWQDMNYEGRHSSSYVESLPDFGKLMEAYGHVGIQIDHADELESKLAEAMAINDKCVFINVMVDRTEHVYPMLIAGQSMKDMWLGKGERT; this is encoded by the coding sequence TTGGAACTTTTATCTGGTGGTGAAATGCTCGTTCGTGCTCTTGCGGACGAAGGCGTTGAACATGTTTTTGGTTATCCAGGCGGCGCTGTATTACATATTTATGATGCGCTATTTCAACAAGACAAAATTAATCATTACCTCGTACGTCATGAACAAGCTGCTGGTCATATGGCAGATGCTTACTCGCGTGCTACAGGTAAGACTGGCGTAGTACTGGTCACTTCTGGACCTGGCGCAACTAATACTGTGACTCCAATTGCAACAGCTTATATGGACTCAATCCCAATGGTGATTTTGTCTGGCCAGGTTGCATCACATCTTATTGGTGAAGACGCTTTCCAAGAAACTGATATGGTGGGTATTTCACGTCCGATCGTGAAACACAGTTTCCAAGTTCGTCACGCAAGTGAAATTCCTGCAATTATCAAAAAAGCATTTTATATCGCATCAAGTGGTCGCCCTGGCCCAGTTGTTGTCGATATTCCTAAAGATGCGACTAATCCTGCAGAAAAATTTGCGTACGAATATCCTGAAAAAGTGAAGATGCGTTCTTATCAGCCACCTTCACGTGGTCATTCTGGTCAAATTCGTAAAGCGATTGATGAGCTTTTAAGTGCAAAACGTCCAGTAATTTATACGGGTGGTGGTGTTGTTCAAGGTAATGCATCAGCATTATTGACTGAACTTGCTCATTTACTCGGTTACCCAGTGACTAACACACTTATGGGCCTTGGTGGCTTCCCTGGCGATGATCCCCAGTTCATTGGCATGTTAGGTATGCATGGGACTTATGAAGCAAATATGACCATGCATAATGCTGATGTCATTCTTGCGGTAGGTGCTCGTTTTGATGACCGAGTAACTAATAACCCTGCAAAATTCTGTTTGAATGCCAAAGTTATTCATATTGATATTGATCCGGCGAGCATTTCAAAAACAATTATGGCGCACATTCCAATTGTAGGGGCAGTTGAGCCTGTACTTCAGGAAATGTTGACGCAATTGAAACAATTGAATGTGTCTAAGCCAAACCCTGAAGCAATTGCTGCATGGTGGGATCAAATTAATGAATGGCGTAAAGTTCATGGCTTGAAGTTCGAAACACCGACTGATGGCACAATGAAGCCACAGCAAGTTGTTGAAGCTTTATATAAAGCGACCAATGGTGATGCCATCATTACTTCAGATGTGGGTCAACACCAAATGTTTGGTGCGTTGTACTACAAATACAAACGTCCTCGTCAATGGATTAACTCAGGTGGATTGGGCACCATGGGCGTAGGTTTACCTTATGCAATGGCTGCGAAGCTCGCTTTCCCTGATCAACAAGTTGTTTGTATTACTGGTGAAGCTTCAATACAAATGTGTATTCAAGAGCTTTCAACCTGTAAGCAATACGGTATGAACGTGAAGATCTTATGCTTGAATAACCGTGCATTAGGTATGGTTAAACAATGGCAAGATATGAACTATGAAGGCCGTCACTCAAGCTCATATGTTGAATCATTGCCTGATTTCGGTAAGTTGATGGAAGCTTATGGTCATGTAGGTATTCAGATTGATCATGCTGATGAACTAGAGTCAAAGCTTGCTGAAGCAATGGCGATTAATGATAAATGTGTATTCATTAATGTCATGGTTGATCGCACGGAACATGTTTATCCAATGCTGATCGCAGGCCAGTCTATGAAGGATATGTGGTTAGGTAAAGGGGAGCGTACATAA
- a CDS encoding TetR/AcrR family transcriptional regulator gives MTKRETIITTATSLFNQKSYTSIGVDRIIAESNVAKMTFYKYFSSKEALIEECLYKRNLEIQYSILEKIKNTNNPLIKLKKIFNWYIDWINRDDFNGCLFKKATIEVMQLYPSIKHQINEYREWIYSLVFSALSELEVENTKILTGLFLNIVDGIIIDGTINKGKINPEQTWSYINKIIELETVQECATI, from the coding sequence ATGACAAAAAGAGAAACTATTATAACAACAGCAACATCCCTCTTTAACCAAAAAAGCTATACTTCTATTGGTGTTGATCGCATTATTGCTGAGTCAAATGTTGCAAAAATGACTTTTTATAAATACTTTTCTTCTAAAGAAGCCTTAATTGAAGAATGTCTTTATAAAAGAAATTTAGAGATCCAATATTCAATATTGGAAAAAATAAAGAATACCAACAACCCTTTGATTAAATTAAAAAAGATATTTAATTGGTATATCGATTGGATTAATAGAGATGACTTTAATGGCTGCTTATTTAAAAAAGCGACAATAGAAGTCATGCAATTGTACCCTTCTATTAAGCATCAAATTAATGAGTATCGGGAGTGGATTTACTCATTAGTTTTCTCAGCTCTTTCGGAGTTAGAAGTAGAAAACACAAAAATCTTAACAGGGCTCTTTCTTAACATTGTAGATGGAATCATTATTGATGGCACTATAAATAAAGGAAAGATTAATCCAGAACAAACGTGGTCTTATATAAACAAAATTATTGAATTAGAAACAGTTCAAGAGTGTGCAACTATTTAA